A portion of the Candidatus Woesearchaeota archaeon genome contains these proteins:
- a CDS encoding glycosyltransferase family 2 protein, whose protein sequence is MKTIAIIPAYNEEKHIKKVILNVRKYVDCVLAINDGSKDKTIKEIKKTKCEFIDFKENKGKGNAMKAGIEYAISNKFDVLVFIDADGQHDASEIPKLISEIKKGYDIIIGRRKKRHSSMPLIRRVSNFIASSLVSLVIRQDIRDVQSGYRAISVSKLKGLKFVSQRYDIEAEMLIKLARNKAKIKEVIVKTIYADETSTVHLIKDTYQFFRMLFKGIKWEYF, encoded by the coding sequence ATGAAGACTATAGCAATAATACCTGCATATAATGAAGAAAAACATATTAAAAAAGTAATTTTAAATGTTCGAAAGTATGTTGATTGTGTTCTTGCTATAAATGATGGTTCTAAAGATAAAACAATTAAAGAAATTAAAAAAACTAAATGTGAATTTATAGATTTTAAAGAAAATAAAGGCAAGGGTAATGCTATGAAAGCAGGTATTGAATATGCTATTTCTAACAAATTTGATGTTTTAGTTTTTATTGATGCAGATGGGCAGCATGATGCTTCTGAAATCCCTAAGTTAATAAGTGAAATTAAGAAAGGCTATGATATTATAATCGGAAGAAGAAAGAAAAGGCATAGTTCAATGCCTTTAATTAGGAGAGTTTCAAATTTTATTGCTTCATCTTTGGTTAGTTTAGTAATAAGACAAGATATAAGAGATGTTCAGTCAGGATATAGAGCAATAAGCGTTTCAAAATTAAAAGGATTAAAATTTGTTTCTCAAAGATATGATATTGAAGCTGAAATGTTAATTAAATTGGCTAGAAATAAGGCAAAAATAAAAGAAGTTATAGTAAAAACAATTTATGCAGATGAAACAAGTACAGTTCATCTAATAAAAGATACTTATCAATTTTTTAGAATGCTATTTAAGGGTATAAAATGGGAATATTTTTAA
- the amrB gene encoding AmmeMemoRadiSam system protein B has protein sequence MTRKPFVSGQFYPSNPDVLKQFLSETLEFTSMHKDNSLVKGLISPHAGYLYSGKCSALGYKELINKKIDLFIILGTNHQGRGTSICLEDYETPLGILKTAKLSLHLSKTIKISLHENEHSIEVQLPFIKYLFPNAKIIPIIIGEDWLETSKKIIPFIKENSLKPCIIMSSDFTHYGLNYDYTPFSQIRNPNLLQKNIKSLDEESISYIKKLDSHGFVENCDKKEKTICGKYAIACGLEILNELNVKKVRIINYSTSAEITKDTESSVSYCSIIFE, from the coding sequence ATGACAAGAAAGCCCTTTGTTTCAGGTCAATTTTATCCTTCTAATCCAGATGTATTAAAACAATTTCTAAGTGAAACTTTAGAGTTTACAAGCATGCATAAAGATAATTCCTTAGTAAAAGGGTTAATTTCTCCACATGCAGGTTATTTATATTCAGGTAAATGCTCTGCTTTAGGATATAAAGAACTAATAAATAAAAAAATAGATTTGTTTATTATACTTGGAACAAATCATCAAGGTAGAGGAACTTCTATCTGTTTAGAAGATTATGAAACTCCATTAGGAATATTAAAAACCGCTAAACTATCCTTACACTTATCTAAAACAATTAAAATTTCTTTACACGAAAATGAACACTCAATTGAAGTACAACTTCCTTTTATTAAATATCTCTTTCCTAATGCCAAAATTATTCCCATTATTATAGGTGAAGATTGGTTAGAAACCTCTAAAAAAATAATCCCATTCATAAAAGAAAACTCTCTCAAACCTTGTATAATCATGAGCAGTGATTTTACACATTATGGTTTAAACTATGATTATACTCCTTTTTCACAAATAAGAAATCCTAATTTATTACAAAAAAATATAAAATCCTTAGATGAAGAATCGATAAGTTACATCAAAAAATTAGACTCACATGGTTTTGTTGAGAATTGTGATAAAAAAGAAAAAACTATTTGTGGTAAATATGCAATTGCTTGCGGTTTAGAAATTTTAAATGAATTAAATGTTAAAAAAGTAAGAATAATAAATTATTCTACTTCAGCAGAGATTACAAAGGATACAGAGAGTTCAGTTAGTTATTGTTCAATTATATTTGAATAA